The Bacillota bacterium genome includes a window with the following:
- the ftsZ gene encoding cell division protein FtsZ, which translates to MFEFDLEGGQFANIKVVGVGGGGSNAVNRMIHAGLQGVHFIALNTDAQALMLSEANDKIQIGAKLTKGLGAGSNPEVGQRSAEESKEEIRAVLEGADMVFITAGMGGGTGTGAAPVVAEIAKECSALTVGVVTKPFAFEGRRRQAQAEKGIELLKAKVDTLITIPNDRLLQVAEKRTTMLEAFKIADDVLRQGVQGISDLITVPGLINLDFADVRAIMTNAGSALMGIGQASGDDRAIQAAKQAISSPLLEASIKGAKGILLSLSGSSNLGLLEVNEAAGIVADTADPDANIIFGAVINEDLQDEIIVTVIATGFDAAERTLPGEESELDIRPFTSEDLDIPAFLRKK; encoded by the coding sequence ATGTTTGAGTTTGATCTTGAGGGTGGTCAGTTCGCCAACATAAAAGTTGTCGGTGTGGGTGGAGGCGGCAGCAATGCTGTTAACCGAATGATTCATGCGGGTCTGCAGGGTGTACATTTTATTGCTTTAAATACTGATGCTCAAGCATTGATGCTGTCAGAAGCCAACGATAAGATCCAAATTGGTGCTAAGCTGACTAAAGGTCTAGGCGCAGGTTCAAATCCGGAGGTCGGTCAGCGTTCGGCAGAGGAAAGCAAGGAAGAAATCCGCGCTGTGCTGGAAGGTGCCGACATGGTGTTTATCACTGCCGGGATGGGTGGTGGCACCGGTACCGGTGCGGCACCGGTTGTGGCTGAAATTGCTAAAGAATGCTCAGCCCTCACAGTGGGTGTAGTTACTAAACCTTTTGCGTTTGAGGGACGCAGACGCCAAGCTCAGGCAGAAAAGGGAATTGAGCTTTTGAAAGCCAAAGTTGATACGCTGATTACAATTCCCAATGACCGCCTGCTGCAGGTAGCCGAAAAAAGAACCACCATGCTGGAAGCCTTTAAAATTGCTGATGATGTCCTGCGTCAAGGTGTGCAGGGAATATCTGATTTGATCACAGTTCCGGGACTTATTAACCTTGACTTTGCTGACGTGAGGGCAATCATGACAAATGCGGGTTCTGCCTTAATGGGCATTGGACAAGCTTCCGGTGATGATAGAGCTATCCAAGCAGCTAAACAGGCTATCTCCAGCCCGCTGCTGGAAGCATCAATTAAGGGTGCAAAAGGCATCTTATTGAGTTTGAGTGGAAGCTCCAACCTAGGTTTACTTGAAGTCAACGAAGCCGCGGGAATTGTCGCTGATACAGCCGATCCTGATGCAAATATCATTTTCGGAGCAGTGATCAATGAAGATCTCCAGGACGAGATTATTGTTACTGTAATTGCTACTGGGTTTGATGCTGCCGAAAGAACCCTACCTGGGGAGGAAAGTGAGCTTGACATCCGTCCGTTTACTAGTGAGGATTTGGATATTCCAGCGTTTTTAAGAAAGAAATAA
- a CDS encoding FtsQ-type POTRA domain-containing protein, protein MQRRIISIVIIILVLCAYAFLNSSYFSLDELEWSGLTFLAPSDLLAETSYAGRNVFRIDKGELAEQIRGHIWIKDAAVAWKWPNHLSVKVTERKPVALVAGSDSWFVLDDEGVVLPPPRGFNFGSLPLVTNIDLDAGEQFISIARLLAQLPTGLYENVSEWNSLEQTLITRAGTQILLGNLRDLDRKLAALDLILQELAKRSAVPKRIDLRVANSPVIIE, encoded by the coding sequence GTGCAGCGTAGAATTATATCAATTGTAATCATAATCCTTGTTTTATGCGCTTATGCATTTCTTAATTCCAGTTATTTCAGTTTGGATGAACTAGAATGGAGCGGCCTTACTTTTTTAGCTCCAAGTGATCTGCTTGCCGAGACAAGCTATGCCGGCCGAAATGTCTTTCGGATCGATAAAGGAGAATTGGCTGAGCAAATCCGAGGCCATATATGGATAAAAGACGCGGCTGTAGCCTGGAAGTGGCCAAACCATCTCAGTGTGAAGGTGACAGAACGCAAACCTGTGGCTTTGGTTGCAGGCAGTGATAGTTGGTTTGTTTTAGATGACGAGGGAGTAGTCCTGCCTCCTCCGCGGGGATTTAACTTCGGATCGCTGCCATTGGTCACGAATATTGATTTGGATGCTGGTGAGCAGTTCATTTCCATAGCCAGGCTGTTAGCTCAGCTGCCGACAGGATTGTATGAGAATGTATCTGAGTGGAATTCTCTGGAGCAGACGTTGATTACTAGAGCCGGTACTCAAATTCTCCTTGGCAATCTGCGGGATTTAGACCGCAAACTGGCAGCTTTAGACTTGATATTACAAGAGTTGGCTAAACGCAGTGCAGTTCCTAAGCGCATTGACCTGCGTGTTGCCAACAGTCCAGTGATTATTGAATAA
- the murA gene encoding UDP-N-acetylglucosamine 1-carboxyvinyltransferase, translating to MQKLLIEGGYPLSGTIRISGAKNAVLKLMAAALLGRGKFVIHDVPAIKDVYTMIGVLTALGVKAELADSILTLEVDEISGEPPTDLVQEMRASIQVMGPLLARLGWVKIAKPGGCAIGDRPIDLHLRNLERLGAVIEERHGYITARCLRLTGQEISLDFPSVGATENLMMAASLAKGKTIIYNAAREPEIVDIQNFLNQMGAKVYGAGTSVIVVEGIDADHLGSTEYTVIPDRIEAGTYLLAAAVTRGSITLENVIPQHIQALLSKLVETNARLSIGLNKITLESGRTIQPANIITLPYPGFATDLQPQFMSLVTLAEGSSVIKETVYSRRFGHVEELRRMGANIQLDTNSAIVRGVKQLTGASVRAVDLRAGAALVIAGLAAHGITKVSGVEHIMRGYEKLVEKLQGVGAKIELITEEGN from the coding sequence ATGCAAAAGTTATTGATCGAGGGTGGTTATCCACTGTCAGGCACCATCCGGATCAGCGGCGCTAAAAACGCTGTGCTGAAATTGATGGCGGCAGCGCTGCTGGGTAGGGGTAAATTTGTGATTCACGATGTTCCTGCAATTAAAGACGTGTATACCATGATTGGTGTGCTGACCGCTTTAGGGGTTAAGGCTGAACTTGCCGATTCGATTCTTACCTTAGAAGTAGATGAGATATCCGGCGAACCGCCGACCGATTTGGTGCAGGAGATGCGGGCTTCGATTCAGGTTATGGGCCCTTTATTAGCCCGTTTAGGCTGGGTAAAAATTGCTAAGCCCGGTGGCTGTGCTATTGGCGATCGACCGATAGATCTGCATTTAAGAAATCTTGAGCGCCTAGGAGCGGTGATTGAAGAGCGGCACGGTTATATTACTGCCCGCTGTTTGCGCTTGACTGGACAGGAGATTTCCCTCGATTTCCCCAGCGTCGGCGCTACCGAAAACTTAATGATGGCAGCATCATTGGCTAAAGGAAAAACCATTATCTACAATGCAGCGCGGGAACCGGAGATAGTTGATATCCAAAACTTTCTTAATCAAATGGGAGCTAAAGTATATGGGGCCGGTACCAGTGTAATAGTGGTGGAAGGCATCGATGCTGACCATTTAGGCAGTACTGAGTATACAGTGATTCCAGATCGGATCGAAGCTGGGACTTATTTATTAGCAGCAGCAGTTACTCGGGGCAGCATTACTTTGGAAAATGTTATTCCCCAGCACATTCAGGCTTTATTGAGCAAATTGGTTGAAACTAACGCGCGGCTCTCGATTGGATTAAATAAAATAACACTTGAATCAGGTAGAACAATCCAGCCGGCTAATATCATTACCCTGCCTTATCCCGGGTTTGCCACCGATCTGCAGCCGCAGTTTATGAGTTTAGTCACTTTAGCAGAAGGGAGTAGTGTGATTAAGGAAACGGTTTACTCCCGCCGCTTTGGGCATGTAGAGGAATTAAGGCGAATGGGCGCCAATATTCAGCTTGATACAAATTCTGCGATTGTGCGAGGGGTAAAACAGCTGACCGGTGCTTCGGTGCGCGCAGTAGATCTCCGGGCTGGAGCGGCCCTTGTTATTGCTGGTTTGGCCGCCCATGGGATAACTAAAGTGTCCGGTGTGGAGCATATCATGCGGGGATACGAAAAACTAGTTGAAAAGCTGCAGGGAGTCGGTGCAAAAATTGAACTAATTACTGAAGAGGGTAACTGA
- the ftsW gene encoding putative lipid II flippase FtsW produces the protein MAFFTKEGSIDLIVFTAVIALLSIGLVMVFSASSVMGINDFRDPYHYVKRQLVWAVLGLISMYAAAKIDYHIYQYLALPGLIIAIALLVLVLFIGDDIGGSTRWISLGFFNLQPSEVAKLAMVNYTALYISNKRSKLRKFLSGLLPLLVILGIQFGLIMMEPDFGTAMTMVFTIVIILFAGGAHLGQMAVLGCLSVPAFYYLIKYEPYRAKRLLAFLDPWADPTGTGWNIIQSLTAIGSGGLFGLGLGNSRQKFSYLPEHHTDFIFPILCEELGFIGGALVLLLFFLVAWRGLRIALNAPDLYGSLLAIGLTSTIAFQALLNIGVVTGVLPVTGITLPFISYGGSSLIISLASVGVLLNISRQLSS, from the coding sequence ATGGCATTTTTTACGAAAGAAGGAAGTATTGATTTAATTGTCTTTACAGCTGTGATTGCACTTTTAAGTATTGGATTGGTAATGGTCTTCAGCGCATCATCAGTAATGGGAATAAACGATTTTCGCGATCCGTACCACTACGTGAAGCGCCAGTTGGTCTGGGCAGTACTTGGATTGATTAGTATGTACGCAGCTGCAAAGATTGATTATCATATTTATCAATATTTAGCCCTACCCGGGTTGATTATCGCCATAGCTTTGTTGGTTTTAGTCTTATTTATTGGCGATGATATCGGCGGATCAACCCGCTGGATCAGTTTGGGCTTCTTTAACCTGCAGCCATCTGAAGTCGCTAAATTGGCCATGGTTAATTACACTGCACTGTATATTTCGAACAAGCGCAGCAAGCTGAGGAAATTCTTATCCGGTCTGCTGCCTCTGCTGGTAATTCTGGGGATTCAATTTGGATTAATCATGATGGAGCCCGATTTCGGAACCGCTATGACTATGGTCTTTACCATCGTTATTATTTTGTTTGCAGGTGGTGCTCATCTTGGACAGATGGCTGTTTTGGGATGCTTATCCGTACCAGCCTTTTATTATCTGATCAAATATGAGCCTTATCGGGCGAAACGCCTGCTGGCTTTTTTGGATCCATGGGCTGATCCGACCGGTACAGGTTGGAATATCATCCAATCTTTAACAGCGATTGGTTCCGGAGGTTTGTTCGGGTTAGGTTTGGGCAACAGCAGGCAAAAATTTTCGTATCTTCCTGAGCATCATACTGACTTTATTTTCCCGATTCTCTGTGAGGAATTAGGTTTTATCGGCGGAGCTCTGGTCCTGCTGCTGTTCTTCTTGGTAGCCTGGCGCGGACTGAGAATTGCGCTTAACGCTCCGGATTTGTATGGGAGCCTTTTGGCTATAGGCCTTACCTCAACGATTGCTTTTCAAGCTCTTTTAAATATCGGAGTGGTGACTGGAGTACTTCCGGTAACGGGAATCACCCTTCCCTTCATCAGCTATGGCGGTTCGTCGCTGATCATTAGTCTGGCGAGTGTGGGGGTACTGCTGAACATTTCCCGGCAGCTTAGTTCATGA
- a CDS encoding phospho-N-acetylmuramoyl-pentapeptide-transferase: MENVAIYLPFLGALIAFAVVILMGPMTIKFLHDLKFGQNVRSDGPKRHLQKAGTPTMGGVMILIGVTIAVLFFNRGNNQVYFALFATLAYGVIGFLDDLIIILTRRSLGLKARQKLFGQFFIGFLVALYAISRPDIGTDILIPFTDIVISLPKIVYAILVLGVMVGTTNAVNLTDGLDGLASGTVAIAAAAYGAVAYLLGNPELALFAGAVTGACLGFAWFNAHPAAVFMGDTGSLALGGAVAVLAVLTGTPLHLVIIGGIFVIEALSDIIQVVYFRLTKGKRFFKMAPIHHHFELLGWEEPKIVTRFWLVGLFFALLGLLAVL; this comes from the coding sequence ATGGAAAATGTTGCGATTTATTTACCGTTTCTCGGGGCTTTGATAGCATTTGCTGTCGTAATTTTGATGGGCCCGATGACTATCAAATTTTTACATGATCTGAAATTCGGCCAAAATGTGCGGTCAGATGGTCCTAAACGACATCTTCAGAAAGCCGGTACCCCAACGATGGGCGGAGTAATGATCCTAATCGGTGTCACCATCGCCGTTCTGTTCTTTAACAGGGGTAATAATCAAGTGTACTTTGCATTATTCGCTACGCTCGCTTACGGCGTTATTGGTTTTTTGGATGATCTAATCATAATTTTAACGCGCCGATCGCTTGGACTCAAAGCGCGGCAGAAGCTGTTCGGGCAGTTTTTTATTGGTTTTTTAGTGGCGTTGTATGCGATTTCCAGACCGGATATCGGCACTGACATTTTGATTCCTTTTACAGACATCGTGATTAGTCTCCCGAAAATAGTTTATGCGATTTTGGTACTGGGAGTTATGGTTGGAACTACTAATGCAGTAAACCTGACTGACGGATTAGATGGATTAGCCTCAGGTACAGTTGCGATTGCCGCGGCTGCGTATGGCGCTGTTGCCTATCTTTTGGGAAATCCCGAGCTGGCTCTGTTTGCAGGCGCTGTAACCGGAGCGTGTCTCGGTTTTGCCTGGTTTAACGCCCATCCTGCGGCGGTATTTATGGGTGATACCGGTTCACTGGCTCTGGGGGGAGCAGTAGCTGTTCTTGCAGTTTTAACCGGCACACCTCTTCATTTGGTTATCATTGGTGGGATTTTTGTGATTGAAGCGTTGTCAGACATTATTCAGGTTGTTTATTTCCGGTTAACTAAAGGCAAACGCTTCTTCAAAATGGCACCAATCCACCATCATTTTGAACTGCTGGGATGGGAGGAGCCTAAGATTGTCACCAGATTTTGGTTGGTTGGTCTCTTTTTCGCACTATTGGGGTTGTTAGCAGTCCTCTAA
- a CDS encoding UDP-N-acetylmuramoyl-tripeptide--D-alanyl-D-alanine ligase produces MYPLTFKQAADLLGQRRSDQNLISKVIIDSRDAEAECLFFALPGSNVDGHDFVDDVLKAGGYAVVRRGYGRGERTIEVDDPLTALQKLAQYQLKQIDIPVVAVTGSNGKTTTKDFTAAVLEAKYSVWKTQGNYNNEIGVPLTILAIEPHHEIVVLEMGMRGLGEILHLTEIAPPQVAVITNVNPVHMELLGSLDNIAQAKAELLEGLRPGGTAVLNGDDHRVRNHASKAGRVLFFGKNAANQLRAENIRVDQDGCASYDLLWNDIRVSVSLPVRGVHNVLNSLAAVGVGLQFGIPVSEAASALKHVELTGMRFEKEEGKSGITILNDAYNASPASVRSALETLDLMASSGRKVAVLGDMYELGSISESAHQEVGRYAAQVCDFLIFVGRFADYMQKGAESAGASPSQLKIYHSVEELLSELEGLINPQDLVLIKASRSVQLERAAEVLKVR; encoded by the coding sequence ATGTATCCACTCACTTTTAAACAAGCTGCCGATCTTTTGGGTCAGCGGCGCAGTGATCAAAATCTAATCTCAAAGGTTATTATTGACAGCCGTGATGCGGAAGCGGAGTGTTTGTTTTTTGCCCTGCCCGGATCAAATGTTGATGGTCATGATTTTGTAGATGATGTTCTAAAAGCTGGTGGATACGCGGTGGTAAGGCGGGGTTATGGTCGCGGTGAACGGACAATTGAAGTCGATGATCCCCTTACAGCTCTCCAGAAACTAGCGCAGTATCAGCTGAAACAGATTGACATCCCTGTTGTGGCTGTAACCGGGAGCAACGGCAAGACGACAACCAAGGATTTTACTGCAGCAGTTTTGGAAGCCAAATATTCGGTCTGGAAAACCCAAGGAAATTACAACAACGAAATTGGAGTGCCCTTGACTATCTTGGCGATTGAACCGCACCATGAGATTGTTGTTCTGGAGATGGGTATGCGTGGACTGGGTGAAATTCTGCATTTAACAGAGATTGCTCCACCTCAGGTAGCAGTGATTACGAATGTTAATCCAGTGCACATGGAGCTTTTGGGAAGTTTAGACAATATTGCTCAAGCTAAAGCTGAGCTTCTCGAAGGGCTTAGGCCGGGCGGTACGGCGGTTCTTAACGGTGATGACCATCGGGTCCGCAACCACGCATCTAAAGCAGGTCGGGTGTTGTTTTTTGGGAAAAATGCCGCTAATCAGCTGCGGGCTGAAAACATCCGGGTTGATCAAGATGGCTGCGCTAGCTATGATCTGCTCTGGAATGATATCCGTGTATCTGTTTCGCTGCCGGTTCGGGGCGTTCACAATGTTTTAAACAGCCTTGCCGCTGTGGGCGTGGGTTTGCAGTTTGGAATACCCGTATCAGAGGCAGCATCCGCTTTGAAACACGTAGAGTTGACCGGAATGCGGTTTGAGAAGGAAGAGGGAAAAAGCGGGATCACGATCTTAAATGACGCTTACAACGCCAGTCCCGCATCGGTGCGGTCAGCTCTCGAAACGCTTGATCTGATGGCTTCCAGCGGCAGAAAAGTGGCTGTCCTTGGAGACATGTATGAGCTGGGATCAATATCCGAAAGTGCGCATCAGGAAGTAGGCCGGTATGCTGCTCAAGTCTGCGACTTTCTAATCTTTGTCGGCAGGTTTGCAGATTATATGCAGAAAGGTGCAGAATCTGCCGGGGCATCGCCTTCGCAATTGAAAATATATCATTCAGTTGAAGAACTGCTTTCTGAACTCGAGGGCCTGATTAATCCCCAAGATTTGGTATTAATTAAAGCATCGCGCTCGGTTCAGCTGGAGCGGGCAGCAGAAGTATTAAAAGTGAGGTAA
- a CDS encoding UDP-N-acetylmuramoyl-L-alanyl-D-glutamate--2,6-diaminopimelate ligase, with amino-acid sequence MRISQLAAGLECEIIGGDCRVTGLSYDSRRVQPGDVFFAIRGFKTDGHKYIEQAAANGAAAVVVDTIQVLDSDITQVVVADTRVAMAEMSAAFFQHPSRKLRVIGVTGTNGKTTTTYLIKAILEQAGFKVGLIGTIQTLIDQTVIPAVRTTPESLDLQSLLARMVAEQVEYVVMEVSSHALELNRTAGLEFDTAVFTNLTQDHLDFHHDFTHYFQAKAKLFVNLAAAGTKSKKLAVINYDDSYGLKMAAQSSAQVFSYGIEQPAQIRACDLEIFGDGMKYQLVTPFGCTDLNMNLTGRFNVYNTMAAAAACLAEGVSLEQIKIGLEKVRGVPGRFELVDAGQDFTVIVDYAHTPDSLTNVLKTARSFTENRILAVFGAGGDRDRAKRPLMGQAAARHSDYVILTSDNPRSEDPERICSEIEQGIIAEKDKTPNFDYTIEVDRGRAIEKAIRMAVKGDTIIIAGKGHETYQEFADHTIDFDDRAEALRILKEL; translated from the coding sequence ATGCGCATTTCACAATTAGCAGCAGGACTGGAGTGCGAAATAATTGGCGGAGACTGCCGGGTAACGGGATTAAGCTATGATTCGCGCCGTGTACAGCCGGGAGATGTGTTTTTTGCAATTCGCGGTTTCAAAACCGATGGGCATAAATACATTGAGCAGGCAGCTGCTAATGGAGCAGCTGCAGTGGTGGTTGATACTATCCAAGTTCTGGACTCCGACATTACTCAAGTCGTAGTAGCGGATACGCGGGTGGCGATGGCTGAAATGTCAGCCGCTTTTTTTCAGCATCCTTCACGAAAACTAAGAGTAATCGGCGTCACTGGCACTAACGGCAAAACAACTACTACATATTTAATTAAAGCCATACTGGAGCAGGCAGGTTTTAAAGTGGGATTAATCGGGACCATTCAAACCCTGATTGATCAAACTGTGATTCCTGCAGTTCGCACCACACCCGAGTCTTTGGATCTCCAGTCTCTTTTAGCAAGAATGGTAGCTGAACAGGTAGAGTATGTAGTGATGGAAGTGTCCTCTCACGCGCTCGAATTAAACCGCACTGCCGGACTAGAATTTGATACGGCTGTTTTTACCAATTTAACTCAGGATCATCTTGACTTTCATCATGATTTTACGCATTATTTTCAAGCGAAGGCCAAACTTTTTGTCAATCTGGCTGCAGCTGGAACCAAATCCAAGAAACTGGCAGTGATAAATTACGATGATTCTTATGGCTTGAAAATGGCTGCGCAGAGTTCTGCGCAGGTATTCAGCTATGGGATCGAGCAGCCGGCTCAGATTCGCGCCTGCGATCTGGAGATCTTCGGTGATGGAATGAAGTACCAGTTGGTCACTCCGTTTGGATGCACGGACTTAAACATGAATCTAACTGGTCGTTTTAATGTCTACAATACGATGGCAGCTGCTGCGGCATGTTTGGCAGAAGGGGTCAGCTTGGAGCAGATCAAAATCGGCCTAGAGAAAGTCCGGGGAGTTCCCGGCAGATTTGAACTGGTTGATGCGGGCCAAGATTTTACCGTAATAGTTGATTATGCTCATACGCCGGATAGTTTGACCAATGTACTCAAGACAGCACGCAGCTTTACGGAAAACCGGATTCTCGCGGTATTCGGCGCCGGTGGAGATCGGGACCGGGCTAAGAGACCTCTGATGGGGCAGGCTGCAGCAAGGCACAGCGATTATGTGATTTTAACGTCAGATAACCCCCGGAGTGAAGATCCGGAGCGGATCTGCTCCGAGATTGAGCAAGGGATCATTGCTGAGAAGGATAAAACACCAAACTTTGATTACACCATTGAAGTTGATCGGGGCAGAGCCATTGAAAAAGCGATTAGAATGGCGGTAAAAGGTGATACAATTATAATCGCCGGTAAAGGCCATGAAACATATCAAGAGTTTGCGGATCACACAATTGATTTTGATGATCGAGCCGAGGCGTTAAGGATTCTAAAGGAGCTGTAA
- a CDS encoding PASTA domain-containing protein produces the protein MIGRLIYLQLWSKARYTNFAKAQRLQPATIDPQRGNIYDRNYELLARSVDAYSIHVIPSSSRDHRQAAEQLALYVDLSADEIEARFLEQEESQTNFWLTRKLSYEAAAKIRELNIPGIRLITRPQRFYPQGSLAAHVLGIAGIDNQGLEGLEYHYDEYLSGTPGTMQVEKDAVQRRIPGGYENLIPPVNGHDLVLTLDSVIQYIAEKELKSAVTASESEAGVILIMRPKTGEILANAVYPTFDPNNYQSYPTTYRRNIALTDLYEPGSTFKIFTAAAAIDLGIANAEREFYSGPSWSVGGGSVRSSNIYGHGRINFLEAVEKSDNIAFAQLSVEMGPERFYPYLANFGFGKKSGIDFPGEAVGIVPKPGQIAHGETLQWANIGFGQGIAVTPLQMLMAACAVANNGTVMRPYYVAQIRDENGKILKTTEPQVLSQAIKPETAETLTEYLVSAVNNGSGSRARVVGIEIAGKTGTAEVPTQGGYGEDRVASFIGFGPAEDPEIAVLVVLYRPQIEIRYGGVIAAPVFQSVAEQVLDYLGIPRKQTKVAADGMAVVPNVRNYPIAEAEKILKEHRLTANYVNEGTIVRDQIPSPGSRVLPHTAVNLVFYSGSEAVLVEVPSLTGKSMRDVSTILNDLGLQFRASGSGIASSQMPEPGARVPVGTVIEVKFQP, from the coding sequence TTGATCGGACGTTTGATATATCTGCAGCTGTGGAGCAAAGCTCGCTATACAAATTTTGCAAAAGCACAGCGGCTCCAGCCAGCGACAATTGATCCGCAGCGAGGCAACATTTATGACCGCAATTATGAACTTTTAGCCAGAAGCGTTGATGCTTATTCAATTCATGTAATTCCCAGCAGCAGTCGTGATCACCGCCAGGCTGCTGAGCAGCTGGCGTTGTATGTGGATCTGAGCGCTGATGAAATCGAAGCCCGCTTTTTGGAGCAGGAGGAAAGCCAGACAAATTTTTGGTTGACTCGTAAGCTCAGTTATGAAGCAGCGGCAAAAATTCGTGAACTCAACATTCCCGGCATTCGTTTGATCACGCGACCGCAGCGTTTTTATCCCCAGGGCAGCCTCGCAGCGCATGTGCTGGGTATTGCCGGGATTGATAATCAAGGCTTGGAGGGCCTTGAATACCATTATGATGAATATTTGAGCGGCACTCCGGGTACGATGCAGGTCGAAAAAGATGCAGTGCAGCGCCGCATACCAGGTGGCTATGAAAACTTGATTCCACCGGTTAATGGGCATGATTTAGTTTTGACGCTGGATTCAGTAATTCAGTACATAGCTGAAAAGGAGCTAAAGTCAGCGGTCACTGCTTCGGAAAGTGAAGCCGGTGTTATCTTGATCATGAGACCGAAAACCGGTGAAATCCTCGCCAACGCAGTTTATCCTACCTTTGATCCCAACAACTATCAAAGTTACCCTACAACCTATCGCCGCAATATTGCGCTTACCGATCTCTACGAGCCAGGATCCACATTTAAAATCTTTACTGCAGCAGCAGCTATTGATCTAGGAATTGCCAACGCAGAGCGCGAATTCTACAGCGGACCTTCATGGTCGGTCGGCGGCGGCAGTGTTCGCAGTTCTAATATCTATGGGCATGGACGTATAAATTTCTTAGAGGCTGTTGAAAAATCGGACAATATCGCCTTTGCCCAGCTGTCTGTTGAGATGGGGCCCGAGCGTTTTTATCCGTATTTAGCAAATTTTGGCTTTGGCAAAAAATCTGGAATTGACTTTCCAGGAGAGGCTGTGGGAATTGTGCCTAAACCGGGGCAAATCGCCCACGGCGAGACACTCCAATGGGCAAACATAGGTTTTGGCCAAGGAATTGCGGTAACACCGCTGCAGATGCTGATGGCAGCCTGTGCTGTTGCCAACAATGGCACGGTGATGCGTCCATATTATGTTGCTCAGATTCGCGATGAAAATGGGAAAATTCTGAAGACAACCGAGCCGCAGGTGCTCAGTCAGGCCATTAAGCCTGAAACGGCTGAAACATTAACTGAATACTTGGTTTCTGCGGTTAATAATGGCTCTGGAAGTCGAGCTAGAGTGGTCGGAATTGAAATTGCCGGTAAGACCGGCACTGCGGAAGTGCCTACTCAAGGCGGCTATGGTGAAGACCGGGTGGCGTCATTCATCGGATTTGGTCCTGCTGAGGACCCGGAAATAGCTGTATTGGTAGTCTTGTACCGGCCGCAGATTGAAATTCGCTATGGTGGCGTGATTGCTGCGCCAGTTTTTCAATCTGTCGCTGAGCAAGTTCTTGACTATCTCGGCATTCCCCGCAAGCAGACTAAGGTTGCTGCTGACGGAATGGCAGTTGTGCCGAATGTGCGCAATTATCCCATCGCTGAAGCTGAGAAGATCCTAAAAGAACACAGACTGACCGCGAACTATGTTAATGAGGGAACGATAGTCAGGGATCAAATCCCAAGTCCCGGCAGTCGAGTACTGCCGCATACAGCAGTTAATTTAGTTTTTTATTCGGGTTCAGAGGCGGTCTTGGTAGAGGTTCCCAGTTTGACCGGAAAGAGCATGCGGGATGTTTCGACAATACTGAATGACTTAGGGTTGCAGTTTCGCGCGTCGGGCAGCGGTATAGCATCATCCCAGATGCCGGAACCGGGAGCCAGGGTTCCGGTGGGAACCGTCATTGAAGTTAAATTTCAGCCATAG